A portion of the Bacillus thuringiensis genome contains these proteins:
- a CDS encoding TIGR01212 family radical SAM protein (This family includes YhcC from E. coli K-12, an uncharacterized radical SAM protein.): MKVQNPFPYTNDNKRYHTWNYHLRNEFGEKIFKVSLDAGFDCPNRDGTVAYGGCTFCSAAGSGDFAGDRRDDVITQYHEMKEKMRSKWKDGKCIAYFQAYTNTHAPLEVLKEKFEPLLAEKDVVGLSIATRPDCLPDDVVEYLADLNKRTYLWVELGLQTVHERTANLINRAHDYPSYVEGVNKLRKHGIRVCSHIINGLPLEDYDMMMETAREVAKLDVQGIKIHLLHLLKGTPMVKQYEKGQLEFLSLEDYVSLVVDQLEIIPEDVIVHRITGDGPPDLMIGPMWSLNKWEVLNSIDAEFVRRGSWQGKYANEEKQK; this comes from the coding sequence ATGAAGGTTCAAAACCCTTTTCCATATACAAACGACAATAAACGTTATCATACATGGAATTATCATTTACGAAATGAATTTGGTGAAAAAATCTTTAAAGTTTCATTAGATGCTGGCTTCGATTGCCCGAACCGTGACGGTACAGTTGCTTATGGCGGTTGTACATTTTGCAGTGCTGCTGGATCTGGTGACTTCGCTGGCGATCGCCGCGATGATGTTATAACGCAATATCATGAAATGAAAGAAAAAATGCGCTCAAAGTGGAAAGACGGAAAATGTATCGCTTATTTCCAGGCGTACACAAATACACATGCACCACTTGAAGTGTTAAAAGAAAAATTCGAACCGCTTCTAGCAGAAAAAGACGTTGTCGGTCTTTCTATTGCGACTCGTCCAGATTGTTTACCGGACGATGTTGTTGAATATTTAGCGGACTTAAATAAACGCACTTACCTTTGGGTTGAACTCGGACTACAGACTGTTCATGAACGTACTGCAAATCTTATTAATCGCGCTCACGATTATCCGTCTTATGTGGAAGGTGTAAATAAATTACGTAAGCACGGCATTCGAGTTTGTTCTCATATTATTAACGGCCTTCCACTTGAAGATTACGACATGATGATGGAAACAGCTCGTGAAGTAGCGAAGCTTGACGTACAAGGAATTAAAATCCACTTACTTCACTTATTAAAAGGAACGCCAATGGTGAAGCAATATGAAAAAGGACAACTCGAGTTCCTTTCTCTTGAGGATTACGTAAGTCTCGTTGTTGACCAACTTGAAATTATTCCAGAAGACGTAATTGTGCACCGTATCACAGGTGACGGTCCACCTGATTTAATGATTGGCCCAATGTGGAGCTTAAATAAATGGGAAGTATTAAATTCCATCGATGCAGAATTTGTACGCCGCGGAAGCTGGCAAGGAAAATATGCAAATGAGGAGAAACAAAAATGA
- a CDS encoding class I SAM-dependent methyltransferase: MKLERVLPFARTLLQTAVKEGDYAVDATLGNGHDTCFLAEIVGDNGKVFGFDIQKEAIESSTTRLKEKELFERTVLVHDSHDTLLSVLPEDAKGKVTGAIFNLGYLPGGDKHIVTKPNSTISAIEQLLEVMAPEGIIVLVIYHGHPEGQVERDAVLKFAEELDQKQAHVLRYGFINQQNNPPFIVAIEKR, translated from the coding sequence ATGAAATTAGAACGTGTATTACCGTTTGCTCGCACTCTCTTGCAAACAGCAGTAAAAGAAGGCGATTACGCTGTAGATGCAACACTCGGCAATGGGCATGACACTTGCTTCCTAGCTGAAATCGTTGGAGATAACGGAAAAGTATTTGGATTTGATATTCAAAAAGAGGCAATTGAAAGCTCAACAACTCGTCTAAAAGAAAAAGAGCTTTTTGAACGTACTGTTTTAGTTCACGATAGTCACGATACGCTTCTATCCGTATTACCGGAAGATGCAAAAGGAAAAGTAACAGGCGCAATTTTCAACTTAGGTTACCTTCCAGGCGGAGACAAGCATATCGTTACAAAACCGAACTCAACAATCTCAGCGATTGAACAATTATTAGAAGTAATGGCACCTGAAGGTATCATCGTCCTTGTTATTTACCACGGACATCCAGAAGGACAAGTAGAACGCGACGCTGTTCTCAAATTTGCCGAAGAACTAGACCAAAAACAAGCGCACGTACTGCGATACGGCTTCATTAACCAGCAAAATAACCCACCATTTATTGTGGCGATTGAGAAGCGATAA